The DNA segment CAAGTAATGTACACGCTTGTCGCTGTTTTTATCGGTTCACGCGTAATCGATTTTGTGCAAGAAGGAGCTTATGCGGCTCGGGGTGCTCTTATTATTTCCAAAGATAATGACGCCATTGCTTCTCATGTGATGCTCTCAATGAATCGAGGTGTGACTGTGCTTGAAGGTCGCGGCGGATTTTCTAAAATTGAGCAGGATGTTCTTTATATTGTGGTTGCCAAAAATGAAATTATTCAATTAAAAAACATTGTTCAAGCAGTCGATCCTCATGCTTTTGTTTCCGTAAGTGTTGTTCATGATGTGATGGGCGAAGGTTTCACACTTGATGAAGATAAAAACCCTATTTACTAATATATTTATCTGGATTGTAATGTTCTAAAGGTAAATCCACTGAATGGCCAAGTGCTAAGTCTGCCAAAAGTTTGCCAACATATGGTCCAGTGGTTAATCCAGAAGCACCAAGTCCATTAGCTAAAAAAACGGAATCAAAGCCTGGTAAATTACCAATCAGCGGCGCAAAATCGGGTGTGTAAGGTCTTGTTCCAACAGCTACATGAGCAATTTTTCGTTCCAAATCGCCTTCCATAAACTGGGTAATCTCTGTTAATATTTCCGTTTGACCGGCGGCTGTTGGTTCTGTATCAAATCCAGCAGCTTTTTCATGTGTTGCTCCCACAATAATTTTCCCATTATCAAAAGGAACAATTGATTTTGCGCTAGGAGGAAGTATTACTGGCCAATCATCTGTTTCAAACTCACTAAAATCTAATTCAAGTAATTGCCCTTTTTGCGCTAAAACATCTGTATGAAAACCTGCCTCTTGCAGTAAATCAGCTAGCCAAGCACCTGAGGCGATAATTAATTTATCATAGCTTGTTTTATTTCCATCCACATGAATATCTCCGTTTGAAGAAAAATGCGCTCGTCCTGATTTAATGTCGACACCATTTTCTTTCGCTGCATAAAGTAAAGTATCACAAAATAAGCTACCATTCACTCGCGCCGCTCCACTTACATAAATAGAACGAAATCCGGGCTTTACTAAAGGAAATTTTTGCCTCGTTTCCGCTTCAGATAATTGTTCAATTTCTCCCATAATCGGCGCTTCTATCCGTCTTTCTTTCGCAAGGTTGAAAAGTTCCATTATTTTTTCATCTGATTGTCGTAGGGCAAGAACGCCGACTTGTTTATAGCCGGGATCTCGCCCAGTTTCTTCACTAAGCATTCCTGCTATTTCCTTATAAAAGGTAGCACTATTTTTTGCTAATTCATACCAGTATTTATTTCGTCTTTTGGAAAGCCATGGACAAATAATTCCGGCAGCTGCTCTTGTTGCTTGCCCCGGTTCGTTTGAATCAATTAACGTTACGTGAACAGCTTCTTTCGATAATATGTATGCTGCGGTAGCTCCGACAATTCCACCACCAATGATGACTATTTTTTCCATGTTTACACCCCTCTATATCAATTGTGACACAAGTTGACTTTTTTATAACTCTTTGTAATAATATGTGAAAATAGTTAAGTTTACAAACTACTAAAAATCCTCTACTTCATTCTATCCATTGTACTGAAATCCAGCTTTAATTACAAAAAGGCAGATTTTAGCTTGTTTCGACGTTCCTATCAATCGACCGTAATTACCCGTTGATTGGTTTGATGAACTACGTAATGCTAAAATTCTTATATTTTTTGAAATCTGTCTAAATTAACTTTTCAGCTGATTAGTTATGCTGAGATATGGGAGATTTTTTATGCCAAATATTCTTGATTCATTATGGAACAGCATGGCGCTTTTTTTATCAGCGCTTTTTTTTCACGGAATGGCGCTTCGGTCCATTAGAGAAAAAAAGCCAGCTTGGTTCCAAATTAAATTTGCAAATGAAATTATTAATTATTCACTGGGCATTTATTATGGCTTTCTTGGTGTTTATTTTATTCTCCGCGGATTACCTGGCACAGACTCTGGAATTTATACAGATATGTTATTAAATATTTTAATTGTTCTACATTTATTTTCATCAGCAGGACCAGCTACTATTGCGCTACTTCTTATTATTACGGGTAAACTTTTTCTAGGTGATGCTCTTTTCGCTAATTTAGTTTATGTGTTTTTAATTATTGGATTTCATTTTATTTGTATGGAAGTTGCTAAATTACGACTTAGTTCTGTTCAAAAAGTCATTTTAGTCAAGCTTAGTGCAGTACCACTTATGCTTTTTTACTTACATCAAAAAATACACCTCGAATATACACTAGATGACCTGCCTACTTGGATTCTTTACTTTTTGGTCTCTTTTTTTATTACTTTTATTCTTATTTCAGCAGCTTATTATATTGATACATCGAATAAGCTAATATATGATTTACAACAATCAACAATCCTTGATCCACTTACAGGCTTAACGAATTTCCGTCATTTTGACAAAACATTTGAAACCGCCTTTCATCATGCCACTTTAAAAAAATCGAATTTAAGTATCATCATTATTGATATTGATTATTTTAAACGGGTAAATGATACATATGGCCATTTAGTAGGAAATAGTGTTTTATCTACTTTTAGTCAAATGCTTTTAAAAATTAGCTTTCCACCAAATACAGTTATCTCTCGCATTGGAGGCGAAGAATTTGCGATTATCTTGCCAAATATTAATGTGAGCGAAACAGAGCATTTGGCAGAGAAAATCCGACGAAAAGTCGAAAAAATCGAGATTCCAATTGCTGCATCTGGTTCAGTTATTACTATTTCTGCTGGAATCGCGAATTATGATGGGCACAATTATCCAACAGCGGATGAATTACTCCATGCAGCTGATCAAGCCCTTTATAAAGCAAAACGGAATGGGCGAAATCAAGTACACATTCGTCAAACAGAGCCAGTTATTTAAGAGAGTAAAAAGGAGATGAGTCCGTTTGTTTGAACTAGTTAATTCATACATAGACAGTTTAGCACTCTTTTTAGCTATCCTTTTTATTCAAGGGATGTCTTTTCGTAAAATAAGACAATATCGCCCAAATTGGTTTCAAAATGGTGGTAGAAGATTGTTTCTTTCAATTCTTCTAGGTATTTATTATGGTTTGGCTGGTATTTATTTCATTTATGAAGGAGCTTACGAAAACAACCCTATCATTTATACGAATATGCGAATTTTAATTTTAATGGTTACAACGGTTTTCGGTGGTCGTATTCCACTTGTTGTTACTTATCTAATCATGCTTTTTGGAAGAATTAGCTTTGATGTGGCTTCCCCCGTTACTAGTCGTTATGTTATTTTAATGACATTAATTTTTGCTGCTTGTTTACTCGTTTCTTATTGGAAAAAACAGCGCTTCTCTAAATTTATCGCTTTAATCATTTTAAATTTTCCAGCGATACTTTATTATTTCGTAAACAATTTCGAGCAAGAGCGAATTTTACGTGGCTTTGAAATCATCGAGTACTTCCTACTTTTCTTCGTAACAGCTTTACTCGTATTTTATGCATGTAATTATATCGATAAAAGTAATCTCGTTATCCAAAATTTAACCGAAACCGCGATGACAGATAGCTTAACTAATTTACCAAATATGCGTTTTTTTACCCAACAATTCGGATGGATTTTTAATAAAGCGCAGAAAAGAAAAAAAGCACTCTCCCTCTTCATTATTGATATTGATCATTTTAAAGAAATTAATGATTTTCATGGTCACCAAGCTGGAAACACTGTCTTAGCGCAGTTCAGCACGATCCTTAAAAATCGCACATTTCCTCCTAGAACGATGTTTGCGCGCATTGGTGGCGAAGAGTTCGCTGTCTTACTTCAAAATGTCGGGACCGAGCAAGCGGCCTTGATTGCAGATTTTTTGCGGGAAGAAATTGAACGAGCTAAATTCCCCTATAATCCAGCAAGCGGAAATGTCACTGTATCGATTGGTGTAGCTGCTACAAATGGCAATTTTGCAACTACCGAATCACTTTTTGAAGCTGCTGACCAAGCACTCTATCAAGCAAAACAAAATGGACGTAACCAAATCGCCATTCATCAGGGGGAAAACAAATGAAACGAATCGTCCTTATTATGATTCCAATATTGCTGATTGCTCTTGGACTTTATTTTCTCTTTCGACCTGAAGTGAAGGAAACTTCAAGTGCCCCAAAAGAAACGACCCCAACTTCCACTACTGTTCAGACTTATGTAAAAGAAAACTATACAACAAAAAACGGATTAATTGTTGATTATAAGGATGCAAAAGAACCGCATTATTTAGCAGAGAGCATTGGCCTTTATATGGAATATTTAGTCATGGTAAATGATAGTAAAACTTTCCAACAACAAGTAAGTATTTTACAAAAAAACTTTCTTACAGAGAATCATTTTATCAAATGGGAAGCAACAGAAAAAACAACTACTAATGCTATTGTTGATGACTTTCGAATTACCGAGGCACTTTATCAAGCGAGTGAAAAATTTCATTATCCAAGTTACAAAACGCTTGCAGATCAACTGATAGCTAATACCCAAAAATATAGCTCCATAAAAAATGTTCCTGTAGATTTCTATGATTTCGTCCAGAAGAAAAAAGCAAGTACGTTACATTTGAGTTATTTAAATATCCAAGCGATGCAACATTTCAATTACAATAAAAAAGCCTATTCACCTATTCAAAACGTTACCGCTCAGCCATTTTTTACAGAAGTGTTTCAAAACGAACAATTTGAATATGCAGACCAAAAAGAAGTCAACATGATTGATCAAATGCTTATTGCCTTAGCTTATTATGATAAAAACGGCACTATAGAGCCAAATTTCGATAAATTTTTGCAAACAGAACTTGCTTCAAAAGGAAAAATTTATGCTAGATATGACAGAGATACACAAAAACCAAACTCTGAAAACGAATCCAGTGCGGTTTATGCCTTTTTGACACAGTATTTTAACAAGACAAATCAAACTAAAAATGGTAAAATCACCACAGAGTTATTATCGAAAATGGATACATCCAATCCTGAAACGACTCATTTTTTCGATTATATAAATAAAGAAATAACTCTTAAGAAATAACGGAAAGAAGTTGGACAAATGAAAAAGCCCTCCATAAGTGAGATTATTGATCAAAATCTTTTTGATACAATATACGAACCGATTGTTGCTGTTGAAAATACGCAGGTTTTCGGATATGAATCACTCACTCGCTTAAAAACGAATCACTGGAACGCCATTAGTGATTTTATCGAAGAAGCGGAACAGGATGGTCTGCAAAAAGCCTTTGAACTGCTCACACTACACAATGCAGTCAAACGCTTTAAAAAAGGCGAAAATACGCCACTATTTGTCAATATTTCCTATGATACATTTTTAGAAAATCAAGAAGAACTACATGAAACTCTTCTTGATAACGGGAAAATAGTTTTTGAATTTTTGGAAACATCCATGTTACCACAAGATCGCATGAACGACTTAGAAAAACAACTACATTTATTCCAGAAAAAGCATAAGACTAAATTTGCTATTGATGATTTTGGCTCCGGTTACGCTGATTTGCATCGCGTGTTTGCGCACCATTCTGATTTTGTAAAAACAGATCGCTTATTACTACGAGATTTATTCGAGAGTGATGGCAAAAAAATCTTCTTTCAGCAACTTCATGATTATGTTAAGAAACACCATAAATCCTTGATTGTCGAAGGTGTCGAAACAAAAGAGCAACTGAAATTTCTCCAAGACATCGGCATTCCATATGCCCAAGGTTATTATTTTCATTAAGCTTTACAAAAGAAAATCTGATTTATTTTCAGGTTTTCTTTTTATTTGGAATCAGTTGTTATTCTCACTTCCCCCATGTAAAATAGAATAGAATGAAAAAGGAGTGTTGAAAATGACTTTTAAACCCGGCTTTGACATCATGAATAATCCACTACTAAACAAAGGAACAGCCTTTACCAAAGAAGAAAGATCTAACTACAATTTAGACGGATTACTGCCACCAATCATTGAAACAATGGAGCAACAAGCTATCCGTATTGAAAATCAAATTAAAAATTTAGAAACCGCACTACATAAGCATCAACTATTAACAAATTTATATAACGAAAATCGTACACTTTATTATTATGTTGTTTCCAAAAATGTTACGGAATATTTGCCCCTTATTTATACTCCAACTATTGGGGATGCCGTAATAAACTATCACAAAGAATATTCCGCACCTGATGAAGCTTTATTTATTGATGCCTTTGCTCCTGAAAAATTAAAAACCTCTATTGAAAACTATGCAAAAAATAATCCAGCTATCGATATGATTGTTATTACTGATGGGGAAGGCGTTCTCGGTATTGGAGACTGGGGTGTAAATGGCGTCAAAATCGCTGTTGGAAAATTAGCTGTTTATACCGTTGCTGCTGGGCTTGCTCCCGACCGCGTTCTTCCAGTGGTGATTGATGCTGGTACAAATAATAAGTCATTACTTGATGATCCGCTTTATTTAGGCAATAAACGACCACGCCTTTCAGAAAAGGAATATGATCTTTTTATTGCTTCATTCGTTGCAATCATGAATGAAGTCTTTCCAAAAGCGATTCTTCACTGGGAAGATTTTGGAAGAGCAAATGCGAGCCGTATTCTTCAACATTATCGCGATAAAATTTGCACTTTTAATGATGATATTCAAGGAACTGGTGCAATGGTAGTAGCAGCAGCACTTGCCACAATTCACGTTTCTCATATTCCTTTAAACAAACAAAAGATTATTATTTTTGGCGCTGGGACTGCTGGAATTGGAATTGCTGATCAACTTAGCGCACAATTAATGCGCGAAACCGGTCTTCCTTTTGATACTGCAAAAAAACATTTTTATTTAGTAGATCGAAATGGATTAATACTTGATAATATGACGGATTTAACTACTGGTCAAAAGAAATATGCGCAACAAGCTTCTGAATGGGCTAGCATGCCTGCTGGTACTTTAGAAGAGTTAGTTGAAGCAATCCACCCAACAATGCTGATTGGCTGTTCTGGCGTTACTGGTGCGTTTAAGGAGAGCATTGTCAGAAAAATGAGCGACCACACTGAACGTCCAGCTATTTTGCCGCTTTCTAATCCAACTAAATTAGCCGAAGCAACTGCAGCAGATTTAATCAACTGGACAGACGGTAAAGCTCTTATCGTAACGGGCAGCCCATCTGAACCAGTAGAATATCAAAACACGACGTATGAAATTGGGCAAGCAAATAATGCGCTTCTTTATCCAGGTTTAGGGCTTGGCGCGCTTGTTACACGTGCCAAATTTATTACTGATGGGATGCTAGCAGCGGCTTCGAAAGCAGTTGCTGATCAAATTTCACCGAGCGAACCAGGAGCAGCTCTTTTACCCCACGTGCGTACACTTAGGGAGACTTCTCAGGCCGTGGCTATTGCTGTAGCTAACGAAGCGGTAAAAGAAAATATCCATCAAATCGAATTAACAAACATCCGTGAAGCTGTCGAACGAGAGATGTGGCACCCCACTTACAAAGGAGTTTAGTTATGTTCTATAAAACAAAGCACGCGCTTGATAGGCTTGTTCAAAACGGTTCTACCCCAGGAATTAGTTATCAAATTAAAACAAAAGATACAGAAGAAAATAATATAATGGGGCTGAAATCTGTTTTTCCAGAAGCAGAGATTCTCCCTAGGTCTATAGAAAATATTTACGATATCGCTTCTCTAACCAAAGTAATTGCTACAACGACACGTATATTACAACTTGTGGAGCAACAACAGCTTCAATTAGAAGATCCAGTTCAATCCTACCTATCAGATTTTCGGTTTGATGACGTTACTATTTTGCATTTACTCACTCATAGCTCTGGACTAGCGCAAAATATACCTAACTTCCTAATGGAAACTAAAGAAGATGTTAAAAGATATGTTTATGCAACGCCGCAAATAAATCCTTCTGGAACAAATGTCACGTACGCCGATGCCAATTTTCTACTTCTCGGTTATTTGATTAATCAATTGGATGGTAATTACGAACAGTCCATCCAAAAAAACATACTAGAACCACTGCAAATGACTCATTCCAACTTTCATCCTACTAATAAAAATCAAGTCATTCCAACCGAACTCGACCAAAAACGCGGCTTAATTCAAGGAGAAGCACATGATTTCAAGGCTTGGATAGCGAAGTCAAATACAGGTCACGCGGGGCTTTTTAGTACATTAGCGGATCTTTCCAAATTTCGTGATGCACTTATTCTACAAAACGGCTCCCCTATCCTTTCAGAAAAAACAGTACAATTAATGCAAACTAATCACACACCAGGCCTAAACAGAACACGTGGACTTGGATGGGATCTTCATGGTGATTCTGTTTTATATCACACTGGATTCACTGGCACATTTATGGTGCTCGATTTAAAACACCAAGCAAGCCTTATCGTTTTATCTAACCGAGTCCACCCAAGCCGTGCCAATCCAAATTTCGTCTTAAAAAGAGAGAGCATTGTTGATGTTTTTTTAGAAGAAGTTACAGCAATTAGTTTATAAGCTAAACTTCCTAAGAGTGTATACAAAACGAGAAATCATTTTACCTACACTCTATGACTTTTTATTTTTTGCTTTTAGTATAGAAAAAGAAGCAGGAATCTTATATACACCATTTTACAAAATAGCTCTATAAAGTGATTTCTGCTTCTTTGTTTTGGAGGTTTTAAGACCCGATTTTATTTATGCCTCAACCTCATATTATTATTCGCTATGTGCATTTTTATCATAACTTCAATTTTTAAAATAATGATTTTCCCTAGTTCTGTTGGTTGACCATTTTGTTGAAGTGCTTTTGTTAACTCTTAGCATGCGATTACATATTAATTAGATTTCATTGTTTTCCAAGGGTCTATCAACAACGCCTTTCTTAATTCTCGATGCATTATTTTCTGCCCAGTTTGAGTATAAATCTTGGAATCGAGCTTCATCTTCATCATAAAATCCTGTAAACAATACTTCATCAATATTTTCTGCATTAAAATATAATACCTCGCTCGCTACTAAGCCTACAGGATAAACGCATCCCGAATAATCAAACTTATTCGTTCTCCCATCTACTACTACCAAGGGACCTCGATTTAAAATCATAATTTTTTTTGATCCTTCTTTTAAATATACTACACTTCCTATAGTCAGCATCTAATTTACCTCCAATATTTCAATTTTATACTCATCTGCGT comes from the Listeria welshimeri serovar 6b str. SLCC5334 genome and includes:
- a CDS encoding NAD(P)/FAD-dependent oxidoreductase → MEKIVIIGGGIVGATAAYILSKEAVHVTLIDSNEPGQATRAAAGIICPWLSKRRNKYWYELAKNSATFYKEIAGMLSEETGRDPGYKQVGVLALRQSDEKIMELFNLAKERRIEAPIMGEIEQLSEAETRQKFPLVKPGFRSIYVSGAARVNGSLFCDTLLYAAKENGVDIKSGRAHFSSNGDIHVDGNKTSYDKLIIASGAWLADLLQEAGFHTDVLAQKGQLLELDFSEFETDDWPVILPPSAKSIVPFDNGKIIVGATHEKAAGFDTEPTAAGQTEILTEITQFMEGDLERKIAHVAVGTRPYTPDFAPLIGNLPGFDSVFLANGLGASGLTTGPYVGKLLADLALGHSVDLPLEHYNPDKYISK
- a CDS encoding GGDEF domain-containing protein, whose product is MPNILDSLWNSMALFLSALFFHGMALRSIREKKPAWFQIKFANEIINYSLGIYYGFLGVYFILRGLPGTDSGIYTDMLLNILIVLHLFSSAGPATIALLLIITGKLFLGDALFANLVYVFLIIGFHFICMEVAKLRLSSVQKVILVKLSAVPLMLFYLHQKIHLEYTLDDLPTWILYFLVSFFITFILISAAYYIDTSNKLIYDLQQSTILDPLTGLTNFRHFDKTFETAFHHATLKKSNLSIIIIDIDYFKRVNDTYGHLVGNSVLSTFSQMLLKISFPPNTVISRIGGEEFAIILPNINVSETEHLAEKIRRKVEKIEIPIAASGSVITISAGIANYDGHNYPTADELLHAADQALYKAKRNGRNQVHIRQTEPVI
- a CDS encoding GGDEF domain-containing protein, which codes for MFELVNSYIDSLALFLAILFIQGMSFRKIRQYRPNWFQNGGRRLFLSILLGIYYGLAGIYFIYEGAYENNPIIYTNMRILILMVTTVFGGRIPLVVTYLIMLFGRISFDVASPVTSRYVILMTLIFAACLLVSYWKKQRFSKFIALIILNFPAILYYFVNNFEQERILRGFEIIEYFLLFFVTALLVFYACNYIDKSNLVIQNLTETAMTDSLTNLPNMRFFTQQFGWIFNKAQKRKKALSLFIIDIDHFKEINDFHGHQAGNTVLAQFSTILKNRTFPPRTMFARIGGEEFAVLLQNVGTEQAALIADFLREEIERAKFPYNPASGNVTVSIGVAATNGNFATTESLFEAADQALYQAKQNGRNQIAIHQGENK
- a CDS encoding EAL domain-containing protein, producing MKKPSISEIIDQNLFDTIYEPIVAVENTQVFGYESLTRLKTNHWNAISDFIEEAEQDGLQKAFELLTLHNAVKRFKKGENTPLFVNISYDTFLENQEELHETLLDNGKIVFEFLETSMLPQDRMNDLEKQLHLFQKKHKTKFAIDDFGSGYADLHRVFAHHSDFVKTDRLLLRDLFESDGKKIFFQQLHDYVKKHHKSLIVEGVETKEQLKFLQDIGIPYAQGYYFH
- a CDS encoding NAD-dependent malic enzyme; amino-acid sequence: MTFKPGFDIMNNPLLNKGTAFTKEERSNYNLDGLLPPIIETMEQQAIRIENQIKNLETALHKHQLLTNLYNENRTLYYYVVSKNVTEYLPLIYTPTIGDAVINYHKEYSAPDEALFIDAFAPEKLKTSIENYAKNNPAIDMIVITDGEGVLGIGDWGVNGVKIAVGKLAVYTVAAGLAPDRVLPVVIDAGTNNKSLLDDPLYLGNKRPRLSEKEYDLFIASFVAIMNEVFPKAILHWEDFGRANASRILQHYRDKICTFNDDIQGTGAMVVAAALATIHVSHIPLNKQKIIIFGAGTAGIGIADQLSAQLMRETGLPFDTAKKHFYLVDRNGLILDNMTDLTTGQKKYAQQASEWASMPAGTLEELVEAIHPTMLIGCSGVTGAFKESIVRKMSDHTERPAILPLSNPTKLAEATAADLINWTDGKALIVTGSPSEPVEYQNTTYEIGQANNALLYPGLGLGALVTRAKFITDGMLAAASKAVADQISPSEPGAALLPHVRTLRETSQAVAIAVANEAVKENIHQIELTNIREAVEREMWHPTYKGV
- a CDS encoding serine hydrolase domain-containing protein; amino-acid sequence: MFYKTKHALDRLVQNGSTPGISYQIKTKDTEENNIMGLKSVFPEAEILPRSIENIYDIASLTKVIATTTRILQLVEQQQLQLEDPVQSYLSDFRFDDVTILHLLTHSSGLAQNIPNFLMETKEDVKRYVYATPQINPSGTNVTYADANFLLLGYLINQLDGNYEQSIQKNILEPLQMTHSNFHPTNKNQVIPTELDQKRGLIQGEAHDFKAWIAKSNTGHAGLFSTLADLSKFRDALILQNGSPILSEKTVQLMQTNHTPGLNRTRGLGWDLHGDSVLYHTGFTGTFMVLDLKHQASLIVLSNRVHPSRANPNFVLKRESIVDVFLEEVTAISL
- a CDS encoding DUF4176 domain-containing protein, translated to MLTIGSVVYLKEGSKKIMILNRGPLVVVDGRTNKFDYSGCVYPVGLVASEVLYFNAENIDEVLFTGFYDEDEARFQDLYSNWAENNASRIKKGVVDRPLENNEI